In Runella sp. SP2, the genomic window CTACTTCAGTTATTAAGTCTAAAATAGAATAAACAAATAAATTAAAAATAGTCTCCAAATGTGAGGTCATAATATAGCAAATAACTCTCGGATATCCGAGAGTTATGTCGTAATTTTCATATTTTTTTTGAGTTTTTTTAATATTTTATTACACTATTACTACTGTGCTTTTTGCATTTTTTGCAATACATACAACAATCAAATCACTCTACCTTAAAAGGGTTTACAAAGTTACTTGTGTTACATTAAACTCTGTCCAATTGATTGCATAATTATACAGATTTCCGCGCGATTTAGCAGTAAATTAATAAAAAAGTTATGAGGCAGAAGGCCTCCTGCCTAAGTAGCCCAAATATTCTTTTCAGCAGTATTCTTCTTAATAACATACCGTTGAAAGAAATGATAAATAAAGCTTATTTGTGCGGAGTAATGCTGTTTTTTGGAAGTAAAACAAGCTTCGCCCAAACGGGCAGCGTTCACGAACCTGTGCGCTACGTAGGTGGCATCAGCGCCGACCCGCAAGTCCACGAAGGGCGACTGCGCTATGCCATTGGTGTGGAAAGTCGGCAGACGCTGCGGGTCAACCGTACGCATCCTGAATTGGCCGATGGTTTTGGCTGGACGTACAACCACGCCTCCACCCTTTGTTATTGGAACAACACCTTTTACCAACAATACCTCAGCAACCCCGTCGATGAGCACATCGCCCCAGGCCAAACCTTGGTGGTTACTTCCAAAGACGGCCGAAGTTGGAGCAAGCCCACTGTGGTCTTTCCGCCGTACGTCGCTCCCAAGGGTGTTAAAATCCCCAAAGGCTCAGATGGTTATATGATGCACCAGCGCATGGGCTTCTACACCGCGCCCAACGGCCGTTTGTTGGTGCTGGCTTTTTATGCCCACGCCGAAGAACCGTTTCGGGAAGGGGGAATCGGGCGAGTGGTGCGAGAAGCCTATAAAGACGGCACGTACGGCCCCATTTATTTTATTCGGTACAGCAGCCATAAAACCGTGGATGGGGTTCAGTGGACCGAGAAAAATACCAGTTATCCCTTTTACCAAAAATCAACCGACCAAGGGTTTGTGGAGGCTTGCAACGCGCTTTTGGGCGATAAACTCATGACGCTCCAGTGGCGAGAAGAAGACAACGGCTTAGACGGTTTTTACAAAAACAACCTCGATAAATCGCTTGATATTCAGGCGCTCTCGTATTATCACCGCAAAGATGGCAAGGTTGTCGCTCTCTGGAAACGTTCAAAAGCTGCGCTGTCGGACGACGAAGGAACGACTTTTTCTACGCCTGTCAAAGTACCTACGTTGACCATGGCTGGGGGCAAACAATGGGGACAACGCACCGACGACGGGCGCTATGCCATTTGTTACAATCCCATTGAAATGGACGAACATCGCTTTCCGCTGGTCATCATCACGGGCGACGACGGGGCTATTTTCGACAACATGATTTTGGTACAAGGCGAAGTCCCGCCGCGTCGATTTTTTGGCCGTTGGAAAGATTTTGGGCCTTGTTACATGCGCGGTATGGAGGAAGGAAACGGCAATCCGCCTGGCAACGATATGTGGCTGTCGTACAGCATGAACAAAGAAGATATTTGGATTAGCCGCATTCCTACGCCTGTGCGATACGAAGTCAAAGGCAATATCGCCGATGACTTTAATGCGCTTCAAAACAACGGCTCAGTACCCGACTGGAACATTTATGCTCCGCAATGGGCGCCCGTCACGGTTGTGGCAACGCCCCAAAAGCAAGGAAAATGTCTCGAATTGGCCGACAAAGACCCTTACGATTACGCACGCGCCATTCGGGTGTTTGAAGAAGGCTCCCAAATCGAATGTTCGCTGACGGTATCGCCCGCCCAAAACAAGACGGGTTCGTTGGAAATTGACCTCACCGACCGCTACGGCAACCGCCCTGTTCGGCTACGTTTCGACGACAAAGGCAACATCGTCGTGACCGATGGCGGGACTGAAAAAATCGTCCAAACGTACGATGCTTCGCAATGGTACACATTGACGCTTTCGGTCAATGCTCAACTCACGGGTGGCTCTTTCGACTTGGTTATCAACGGCAAGAAAGTGGTCGAAAAAGCGGCTTTGGCCGAAGCGGTAAAATCAGTAGAGCGGTTGTCGCTACGCACAGGCCCGTACCGCGATTTACCCAACCGCAAAACGCCGAACGAAGACCCTCATCCGCCACTTGTGGGAGCTGATGAACCCGTTGCGCCAGCAGTTTTCTACGTGGATGATGTTATGGTGAAGAAACGATAAATCCGTGAGAGAAACCTGAGAGAAGGAGGGTACTATTGCATTAAAAGTCAGTAGTATAGAAAATTCTTAAACCCCCAAAAACCAGTAATCTCATGGAAGAAAAAAAAATCACTCCACACGCCAACAGTCGTCGCGATTTTTTGAAAGCTTCGTCGGTGGCAGCCACTTCTTTTTTCATTGTTCCTCGTCACGTATTGGGCAAAGGTTTCGTCGCGCCGAGCGATAAACTCAACATCGCGGGAATCGGTGTCGGCGGGAAAGGAAAAAGCGATTTAGCGTCGTTTGCCAATAGCCCAAACGTAAACATTGTTGCCCTTTGCGACGTGGACGACCGCCAGGCCGTTGAATCTCGCACCAAATTCCCCAAAGCCACTTATTACAAAGACTTCAGGGAAATGCTGGCAAAAGAAAACAAAAACATCGACGCTTGTTCTATCTCCACGCCCGACAACACCCACGCCGTGGCGACGCTGGCTGCCATGCAATTGGGCAAACACGTTTATACCCAAAAACCACTGACGCACGACATTTACGAAGCGCGGATTTTGGGCATGGCGGCGAAAAAATACAAGGTAGTTACCCAAATGGGAAATCAGGGTGGCTCGGGCAACGGCGTTCGTCGCATGAAAGAAATCTATGACTCGGGCATTATTGGTGATGTGCATAAAGTATTGACGTGGACCAACCGCCCCGTTTGGCCGCAAGCCATCCCAACCGATAAAACCTACGAAATTCCCAAAGAACTGGACTTTGATTTGTGGCTCGGCCCCGCCAAAAAAGTGCCTTACAACGAAGCGTACTTGCCTTGGAATTGGCGCGGTTGGTGGCCTTACGGTACGGGAGCACTCGGCGACATGGCTTGCCACATCATGGACCCCGTGTATCGTATTTTGCCCATCGACTATCCCACTTCGGTGGAATGTAGCGTAGCAGGGACGTGGACGTTTACCCTCCGTCCACAAGACGATAATCCTGATTGGACGCCTTTTTCGACCTCTATCCACTTGGATTATCCGCGTAAAGACGGCAAAGGCAACATCAAAGTAAGCTGGTACGACGGCGGTATTTTGCCCGAATTACCCGAAGAGTTATTGCCAGGTGAAAGCTTCGGAAACTCCGACGGAGGCGTATTATTCATCGGAACCAAAGGCAAACTCATGGCCGATTGCTACGGTGCTAAGCCTCGTTTGTTGCCTTTGAAAGCCAACGAAACCCTCAACATTCCCGAAACCATACCGCGCGTTCCCAACGAAGACCACTATTTGCAGTGGGTGAATGCGTGCATCGCAGGCTACGGCAAGGGCGTAACCAGTTCGCCGTTTGAATATGCCGCACCGTTTACCGAAAGTATTTTGATTGGTAACTTGGCCATCCGTAGCTGGATGTTGCGAGATAACCCAACTGCCAAGCGTTCGGTTGACCGATATAATGGCCGTAAGAAATTATACTACGACGCTCCTAACATGAAAATTACGAATTATGACTTGGCTAATCAATTTGTAAAACGTGACTACCGCGAAGGCTGGAGCTTAAATTTGTAATTTTTTAGTATGTAATTACTCATAGACCTTCCAAGTTTCCAAAACTTGGAAGGTCTTGCTGTTTTATAAACATAAGTTCAGTAATTATAAACAAAAACCACCACCTTTGTGATTTCACTTTCATTTGTAAAAAAGGAATTGCAAACAATGAATTCGGGAAATATAATAGTGTTTAAGGCATCGGGGCAGGAAATGGAATTGCTGAACAAAAAAATACCTGAGTTACGCCCAGGTGAAATCTTGGTTCAGAACAGCTATACCACCATTTGTGGCAGCGATTTACACACATTTTGCGGGCTACGAAAAGAAAAAACGCCGACGGTCTTGGGTCACGAGATTGTCGGGAAAGTAGTCAAAATAAGCGATGCGCATTCGGGGAAAGATTACTCAGGCGCACCGCTTCTTCAGGGCGACGTCGTTACGTGGAGTATTTTTTCGGCCAATGACCAATCCGACATGGCGCAACGCGGAATGCCCCAAAAATCCGAAAATGTCTTCAAATACGGCCACGCCCTCGTCACCGACGACGACTGTTTTCACGGTGGCTTGGCCGAATATACCATTCTGAAACCCAACACGGCGGTGCTCAAACTTCCTGAGGAAGTGCCCCTTCCCGTGGCGGCAACCATCAACTGCGCCGTGGCTACCGTCGCAGGAGCTTTGCGCCTCGCGGGCGAACTCACCCACAAAACGGTACTTATCACTGGTATGGGTTTGCTGGGTGTTGTTTGTGCAGCGATGTGCCGAGTGGCGGGTGCAGCCAAAATCATCGCCGCCGACATCGACGAACTTCGTTTGCAGCAGTCAATGCCTTTTGGGGTGAGCCAAACGTATTTGCTTCAACATCAGTCTATTGGGGGTTCTATCGATGTCGTTTTTGACATGAGTGGTGCGCCTACTGCCATGGAAGCGGGTATCGAAGCCCTCGGCGTGGGAGGCGTAGCGGTGTGGGTTGGGGCGGTCTTTAAAAACCGTAAAATCGAAATTGACGCCGAGCAAATCATTCGCCGCTTGATTACGATTCGCGGATTGCACAACTACAATTACGACGACTTTGCCAATGCCGTGGCCTTTATTTCTCAGCACCATCGGTCGTTTCCTTTTGAACAGATTGTCGCCAAAGAGTTTTCGCTTTCTGAGGCCGAACAAGCCTTCCAATACGCCCTCAAACACAAACCCCTCCGCGTAGGAATTCGCATAAACCACCTTTAATTTACATGAATTCATCTTTCCGTAGTCAGCAGTGGAAAATGTTGTTGGTCACAATGCTGTGTTATCTGTTTTTTTACACAGGTCGGCACAACTTCGGCTGGGCTGCCAAAGGCATGGCCTCTGCCCTCAACGTTCCTTATTCGTTCATTGGTTGGATTAGCTTTGCCATGTTGTTGGGCTATGCCATTGGGCAATTTATCAACGGCAACCTTGCCGACCGCGTCAGTGCGCGGTTTATGATTGTCACGGGAGCGTATCTGTCGGTACTTACGAATATTGCCATTAGTTACAGCAACTCCATCACCCTCATCCTGATTTTGTGGGCTTTCAATGGATATTTTCAGTCAATGGCTTGGGCGCCTGGCAGCAAACTTATTAGTAATTGGTGGAGCAAAGCCGAACTTGGGAAAGCCTTCGGGTTTTATACCATGGCCGCGGGGTTTTCGTCGGCCGTTACTTACCTACTTTCCATTATTTTGCTCCAGCAAGGCATGGAATGGCGGATGCTTTTCCGACTTCCAGTGCTGTTGTTACTGGTAGCCGCCACCATTTTTTTAATTTTTGCCAAAGACACCCCTTCGCAAGCGGGTTTTACGCTAGACAAAGAACAAGCCTCCGAAAACGTAGTATCAGAAGGTTGGTGGAGTCGCTACCGCACTGTGTTGTCTCATCGCCATTTTTTGTTTACAGCTTTGGCACTCGGTTTTGAAAGCATGGCTCGTTATGGGCTTATTTTTTGGGTTCCCGTTCATTATTTAGGTAAAACGTGGAAAGAAAACCCCAGCAACCTTTGGGTAACGTTTTTGCTACCCGTTGGCATGGCCTTCGGCGCGCTTTCTTTTGGGCTATTGTCCGATACTTTTTTCAAAGGAAATCGCATCCACGCCATTCGTTTTGGAATGGCCGTCAGTGCGGTTATTTCATTGCTCGTTTTTATAACCCCAACGGATAGTTTGGTGCTAGGTGGTTTTTTGATGCTATCAGTGGGCTTTTTTGTTTATGGCCCTCAATCCTGTTTTTGGGCACTCAGTCCCGAGATGTTGGGGCAAACTTACACGGGCACGGGCGTGGGTTTGATGAACATGTGTGCCTACGTTTTTGCCGCCCTTGGCGAACCGTTGTTTGGATATATTATTGACAAAACGGGTAATACCTCCACCATTTTTGTCTTTATTGCAGGAATTTGCTGCTTGTCGGTCGTGATGATTTCATTGGCAAAAAGGGCGTGGGCAAATTCGATTCAACGTGTAGCTTGATAAACAATGGACATTTCTTCGACTTTTACATGGCAACTTTGGGCGTTGGTATTTCTAGGAGCCTTCATCATTGGCTTAGCCAAAGCAGGGCTCAAAGGCGTCGAAATGCTCAACGTGACCATCATGGCCTTGGTATTTGGGGGAAAAGCTTCTACGGGCGTGGTCTTGCCAATGCTTTGCGTTGCGGATATTTTGGCCGTTTTGTACTATAACCGTCACGCCCAATGGAAATATTTTTGGCAGCTGCTACCTTGGATAATTTTTGGAGTGTTGTCGGGCGTATATATTGGAAATTTACTAGAAGAGGCTGTTTTTAAAAAAATTATGGCCTTTATCATCTTACTCATTGTGGGAGTGATGAGTTGGCTCGAATACCGTAAATCGGCTCCTATTCCCACCAGCAAGTGGTTTGCCGCTATGATGGGAATTGTGACGGGGTTTACGACCATGCTGGGCAATTTGGCGGGGCCACTTTCTACCATTTATTTTCTCGCCCTTCGTCTTTCAAAAAACGATTTGATTGGCACCGCCGCTTGGTTGTTTTTAGTGATTAATTTGTTCAAACTTCCGTTTCAGGTGTTGGTATGGCACAACGTGACGGTTGATACTCTTCAGCTCAATTTGATGTTACTTCCTTCGCTGGTATTGGGCTTTTTTGTGGGCATCCGAATCGTTTCTATCATCCAAGACAACAACTACCGTCGGGTGATTTTAGGATTGACGTTGTTAGGAGCGTTGGTGATTTTTATGCGTTAAAGTACAGGTGTTCACCCGTACTTTAACGCATAAATAGGTACTTGACAATTTTTGCATAATTACTCAAGGCCGTTTCAATAGCTCCTCCAACGCATACACTTTCCCATTGACCAACACGTACTTGACGCGTTGGGTATCGTGAATGTCTTGAAGGGGATTGCCTTCAACGATGCTAATATTGGCAATTTTACCTACTTCCAAGGTTCCCAAATCTTTGTCAACCGCCAAGGCTTTGGCAGCGTTGATGGTGGCCGTTTGGAGGGCCTGAAAAGGAGTAAATCCACTTTCCACGTAGTTCCAAATTTCGACGTGCAAACTCGCTCCATAAGGCATGATTGGCGAGTCGGTGCCGCTGGTAATATGTGCTCCTGCATCCAAGAGTTTTTTGGTAGAAGCTCTGGCATTCACATAATTGGCAATCATGGGCGTGGGTTGTTTTCCCATTTGTTGGGCGGTTTCTATCATGGCCGCTCGGTAGTAAGCAGGGTATATTTGCCGAAACTGAGGCGTATTAAACAGGCTTGTATCTTTTGTAATTAAATTCCAAAAACCACCCGACAAAGCCAATGTAGGTGTGATAACCATTTTGGATTGTGCAATGATTTGTACCACATCTTCGTAATTGTGCGCCTTTGACGAAAGTTTTGGCGAGTATCCGCGTCGGCTGGTGGCCGAAATATGCTCTACGGCATCGACGCCGTAACGGGCGGCAGGAAAAATCTCGTGCGACGAAACAGTCATTCCGTGTTGGTGGGCGTATTCGGTGATTTTTTTCTGCCATTCATCGGGCATCCGTACGTACGTTTTGATGAGGTCGTAGCCTAATCGCTTTGCTCGATTTAGCTCCAGTGCCAGTTGGGCTTCCGACCCAATCGCCGTAGCCATGTTGTAATACACCCGACCGCCGTCGGTGAGGGCACCCGTCAGAAAATGAAACGGCCCTGGGCGTTTGCCACTGTGCCACGCTTCGCGTTGTTCTACGGCATCATACGGGTCAGAACCTGGCTCGCGCACCGCCGTGATTCCGTACGATAGCCAAATGCGCCCTGTTTTTTCTCCGTATTGCGCATCCAAATGGGAGTGGGTTTCAAATAAGCCAGGCATCACGGTCAGTTGCGACGCATCTACTTTTTTGTAAGAACTGGGGTAACTAGCACGGTGGGGTTGAATGGCTTTGATACGACTACCTTCGACAATAATATCTACGTTAGTTTTTAATTCGGACGATTTTCCATCAAATAACCTTCCCGCATGAATCACCACCGTTCCTTGAGGTTTGGTATTGGTCCACGTCAAGTCTAAGGGAATGGTTTGTTTGCTAGTGTCGGCCAACGTTACCTTTCGCAAATGGTCGGTAGCGACATAAATAATTGATTTAGAGTCGCCTGTCCACGTGGGAGCTTCGGCTAGCTCGGAAGTAATGGCGCGAGGTTGTCCCGTAAATTGTCCGTCGGCATTCACGTCAATCACCCACAGAAGCGCATCTTTGACATAAGCTAATTTAGTGCCATCGGGTGACCAAATAGGACCATTTCGGTAGCGCATCGCCATGGTTTGGTTGGGAAAGGGGGTATTCATTCCTACGGCTTGACCGCTTTCGGAATTGACCAACAAAAACTTACTGACCCCTTCGCGGTATTTGGACGAATACGCATCCAAAGCTGCCAGTAACACATATTTTCCATTGGGCGACCACGACGGCTGTCCTGGTTGAAACATCGGCTTGTGGACGGCCTTTACTGCACCCGTTGCTAAATCCATGATTTGTAGGACGGTTCCTGTTGCTAAGGTATTCCGTAGTCCTTGTTTCAAAAAAGCTATTTTTTTGCCGTCTGCCAGCCATGAGCCTTGGTACTCATCGTCGGGTGTTTGGGTAAGGGTAGTTATTTTTCGACTCCCAAGCTCCAGCGCATACAGGTCCATATTTCCCGTTCGGTCGGCTGAGAACAACAGTTGTTTACCATCGGGCGACCAAGCAAGGTCAGTTTCGTAGTAGCCGTCATCCGTCAATTTGATAGGTTTGGGTAATCCGATGGTTAATAACCAAATATCCCCCAAAGCGATAAATGCCACTTGCTTGCCATCGGGTGAAACGACTGGACAACGAATTCCTTTGACGGTTTTTACCGAGGAGCCGTCAAAATCATAGGTTTTGCGTTGAAATACAGGCGTACTTACCGTTAATGTCACTTGAAACGGCACTTGTTCCGTACCGCCATCTTCGAGCCCATGTCGTTTGATTTTCCCATCGGACGTGTAAAATAAAGAGCCATTGGCGCCCCACGCCGCCCGAAACGGAAAAACGTCTTCGTCGGCTTTACTTAGAGGGACGATTTTTCCCGTGGCTACCTCTACTGACATCAACGTTGTTTGCGTTCCTGCCAATAATTGATAACTAATCCAGCGTCCATCTTTGCTCCAAGCGGGAGTGGAAGGAGTTCCTTTTCCCGTAGGAGCCAAGAGTTTTTCTACACCATCTGATACAAGATAAATCCCCGCGCCTTCGGTTCGACTCGAAGCGAAGGCAACGATACGGCCGTCGGGAGAGACCGAAGGGGTGTAATCGTGGTCAAGATTGGACGTAATTGCCGTAGCAGCTCCTGAGGCAAGGTCTATTTTCCAAATGTCATAATTTCCATTTCGATCCGACGAACAAAGAATGCTTTTTCCATCGGGTGCCCAAAACGGCTCACGGTGGTCAAACGGGCCCGAACTGTGCTGTGTAAGGTCTTTGCCGTTTTTGTCCACACTCCAAATATGAAACGTGCCTCCCCGATACGACTGAAACGCAATTCGCTGTCCATCAGGACTCCAGCAAGGTTGGCGGTCGTCGCCCATGCCATCGGTGAGCGGTTTAGCCATACCTCCTTTGGCGGGAAGCAGGTAGATAGTTCCCTGTAAATCAATGGCCAGCGTCTCCCCGTCGGGGGAGAGCGCCAAAGCCATGTTTGTTCCTTCACC contains:
- a CDS encoding Gfo/Idh/MocA family protein; this translates as MEEKKITPHANSRRDFLKASSVAATSFFIVPRHVLGKGFVAPSDKLNIAGIGVGGKGKSDLASFANSPNVNIVALCDVDDRQAVESRTKFPKATYYKDFREMLAKENKNIDACSISTPDNTHAVATLAAMQLGKHVYTQKPLTHDIYEARILGMAAKKYKVVTQMGNQGGSGNGVRRMKEIYDSGIIGDVHKVLTWTNRPVWPQAIPTDKTYEIPKELDFDLWLGPAKKVPYNEAYLPWNWRGWWPYGTGALGDMACHIMDPVYRILPIDYPTSVECSVAGTWTFTLRPQDDNPDWTPFSTSIHLDYPRKDGKGNIKVSWYDGGILPELPEELLPGESFGNSDGGVLFIGTKGKLMADCYGAKPRLLPLKANETLNIPETIPRVPNEDHYLQWVNACIAGYGKGVTSSPFEYAAPFTESILIGNLAIRSWMLRDNPTAKRSVDRYNGRKKLYYDAPNMKITNYDLANQFVKRDYREGWSLNL
- a CDS encoding zinc-binding dehydrogenase, producing MNSGNIIVFKASGQEMELLNKKIPELRPGEILVQNSYTTICGSDLHTFCGLRKEKTPTVLGHEIVGKVVKISDAHSGKDYSGAPLLQGDVVTWSIFSANDQSDMAQRGMPQKSENVFKYGHALVTDDDCFHGGLAEYTILKPNTAVLKLPEEVPLPVAATINCAVATVAGALRLAGELTHKTVLITGMGLLGVVCAAMCRVAGAAKIIAADIDELRLQQSMPFGVSQTYLLQHQSIGGSIDVVFDMSGAPTAMEAGIEALGVGGVAVWVGAVFKNRKIEIDAEQIIRRLITIRGLHNYNYDDFANAVAFISQHHRSFPFEQIVAKEFSLSEAEQAFQYALKHKPLRVGIRINHL
- a CDS encoding MFS transporter, which gives rise to MNSSFRSQQWKMLLVTMLCYLFFYTGRHNFGWAAKGMASALNVPYSFIGWISFAMLLGYAIGQFINGNLADRVSARFMIVTGAYLSVLTNIAISYSNSITLILILWAFNGYFQSMAWAPGSKLISNWWSKAELGKAFGFYTMAAGFSSAVTYLLSIILLQQGMEWRMLFRLPVLLLLVAATIFLIFAKDTPSQAGFTLDKEQASENVVSEGWWSRYRTVLSHRHFLFTALALGFESMARYGLIFWVPVHYLGKTWKENPSNLWVTFLLPVGMAFGALSFGLLSDTFFKGNRIHAIRFGMAVSAVISLLVFITPTDSLVLGGFLMLSVGFFVYGPQSCFWALSPEMLGQTYTGTGVGLMNMCAYVFAALGEPLFGYIIDKTGNTSTIFVFIAGICCLSVVMISLAKRAWANSIQRVA
- a CDS encoding sulfite exporter TauE/SafE family protein, yielding MDISSTFTWQLWALVFLGAFIIGLAKAGLKGVEMLNVTIMALVFGGKASTGVVLPMLCVADILAVLYYNRHAQWKYFWQLLPWIIFGVLSGVYIGNLLEEAVFKKIMAFIILLIVGVMSWLEYRKSAPIPTSKWFAAMMGIVTGFTTMLGNLAGPLSTIYFLALRLSKNDLIGTAAWLFLVINLFKLPFQVLVWHNVTVDTLQLNLMLLPSLVLGFFVGIRIVSIIQDNNYRRVILGLTLLGALVIFMR
- a CDS encoding amidohydrolase family protein — protein: MRISHLLMLFFAFRVAAQTLDSKQITVGEGTNMALALSPDGETLAIDLQGTIYLLPAKGGMAKPLTDGMGDDRQPCWSPDGQRIAFQSYRGGTFHIWSVDKNGKDLTQHSSGPFDHREPFWAPDGKSILCSSDRNGNYDIWKIDLASGAATAITSNLDHDYTPSVSPDGRIVAFASSRTEGAGIYLVSDGVEKLLAPTGKGTPSTPAWSKDGRWISYQLLAGTQTTLMSVEVATGKIVPLSKADEDVFPFRAAWGANGSLFYTSDGKIKRHGLEDGGTEQVPFQVTLTVSTPVFQRKTYDFDGSSVKTVKGIRCPVVSPDGKQVAFIALGDIWLLTIGLPKPIKLTDDGYYETDLAWSPDGKQLLFSADRTGNMDLYALELGSRKITTLTQTPDDEYQGSWLADGKKIAFLKQGLRNTLATGTVLQIMDLATGAVKAVHKPMFQPGQPSWSPNGKYVLLAALDAYSSKYREGVSKFLLVNSESGQAVGMNTPFPNQTMAMRYRNGPIWSPDGTKLAYVKDALLWVIDVNADGQFTGQPRAITSELAEAPTWTGDSKSIIYVATDHLRKVTLADTSKQTIPLDLTWTNTKPQGTVVIHAGRLFDGKSSELKTNVDIIVEGSRIKAIQPHRASYPSSYKKVDASQLTVMPGLFETHSHLDAQYGEKTGRIWLSYGITAVREPGSDPYDAVEQREAWHSGKRPGPFHFLTGALTDGGRVYYNMATAIGSEAQLALELNRAKRLGYDLIKTYVRMPDEWQKKITEYAHQHGMTVSSHEIFPAARYGVDAVEHISATSRRGYSPKLSSKAHNYEDVVQIIAQSKMVITPTLALSGGFWNLITKDTSLFNTPQFRQIYPAYYRAAMIETAQQMGKQPTPMIANYVNARASTKKLLDAGAHITSGTDSPIMPYGASLHVEIWNYVESGFTPFQALQTATINAAKALAVDKDLGTLEVGKIANISIVEGNPLQDIHDTQRVKYVLVNGKVYALEELLKRP